In Scleropages formosus chromosome 18, fSclFor1.1, whole genome shotgun sequence, one DNA window encodes the following:
- the slc50a1 gene encoding sugar transporter SWEET1 isoform X3, with protein sequence MDFLQFLSWTCIVFTVGMFSTGFNLGWFYYGMLKKDATLVIVNSIGASLQSLYILTYWHYTKNRRHVSTQTLTGIAVLCAGWLYFSVILGQGDTRLAQLGLVCSVFTISMYLSPLTDLVEIIRGGSVERLSFPLTVATMLTSTSWTLYGLQLQDFYIMVPNMPGILTSLIRFYLFWKFASTNQDKPSYKTLQI encoded by the exons atggattttttgcagtttctgtcATGGACTTGCATCGTGTTTACCGTCGGGATGTTCTCGACTGGATT CAACCTTGGCTGGTTCTACTATGGGATGTTAAAGAAAGATGCTACCTTAGTGATTGTCAACAGTATTGGTGCCTCCCTGCAATCACTGTACATCTTGACCTACTGGCACTACACTAAAAACAGG AGACATGTGTCAACTCAGACTCTGACTGGCATCGCTGTCCTGTGTGCGGGATGGCTGTACTTCAGCGTGATCCTGGGTCAGGGAGACACCCGGCTAGCCCAGCTAGGCCTCGTCTGCAGTGTCTTCACCATCAGCATGTACCTGTCGCCACTGACTGACCTG gtGGAAATTATACGTGGCGGTTCCGTGGAGCGCCTGTCCTTCCCTCTCACTGTAGCCACCATGCTCACCTCTACCTCCTGGACTCTATATGGCCTCCAACTTCAAGACTTCTACATCATG GTACCCAACATGCCTGGCATCTTAACAAGTCTCATCAGATTTTACCTGTTTTGGAAGTTTGCGTCAACTAATCAAGACAAGCCCTCCTACAAAACGTTACAGATTTGA
- the slc50a1 gene encoding sugar transporter SWEET1 isoform X2, whose product MDFLQFLSWTCIVFTVGMFSTGLTDLKKMRASQSSDNVQFLPFLTTCLNNLGWFYYGMLKKDATLVIVNSIGASLQSLYILTYWHYTKNRRHVSTQTLTGIAVLCAGWLYFSVILGQGDTRLAQLGLVCSVFTISMYLSPLTDLVEIIRGGSVERLSFPLTVATMLTSTSWTLYGLQLQDFYIMVPNMPGILTSLIRFYLFWKFASTNQDKPSYKTLQI is encoded by the exons atggattttttgcagtttctgtcATGGACTTGCATCGTGTTTACCGTCGGGATGTTCTCGACTGGATT AACCGACCTGAAGAAAATGAGAGCAAGTCAGAGTTCTGATAATGTTCAGTTTCTCCCTTTCCTGACTACCTGTCTCAA CAACCTTGGCTGGTTCTACTATGGGATGTTAAAGAAAGATGCTACCTTAGTGATTGTCAACAGTATTGGTGCCTCCCTGCAATCACTGTACATCTTGACCTACTGGCACTACACTAAAAACAGG AGACATGTGTCAACTCAGACTCTGACTGGCATCGCTGTCCTGTGTGCGGGATGGCTGTACTTCAGCGTGATCCTGGGTCAGGGAGACACCCGGCTAGCCCAGCTAGGCCTCGTCTGCAGTGTCTTCACCATCAGCATGTACCTGTCGCCACTGACTGACCTG gtGGAAATTATACGTGGCGGTTCCGTGGAGCGCCTGTCCTTCCCTCTCACTGTAGCCACCATGCTCACCTCTACCTCCTGGACTCTATATGGCCTCCAACTTCAAGACTTCTACATCATG GTACCCAACATGCCTGGCATCTTAACAAGTCTCATCAGATTTTACCTGTTTTGGAAGTTTGCGTCAACTAATCAAGACAAGCCCTCCTACAAAACGTTACAGATTTGA
- the slc50a1 gene encoding sugar transporter SWEET1 isoform X1 produces MLQMDSLNDLDEMCNGSRSQVLFSEVNLQFTVSCSPFLVPRCLLASLTLSCQQVSNLGWFYYGMLKKDATLVIVNSIGASLQSLYILTYWHYTKNRRHVSTQTLTGIAVLCAGWLYFSVILGQGDTRLAQLGLVCSVFTISMYLSPLTDLVEIIRGGSVERLSFPLTVATMLTSTSWTLYGLQLQDFYIMVPNMPGILTSLIRFYLFWKFASTNQDKPSYKTLQI; encoded by the exons ATGCTGCAAATGGATTCTCTGAACGACTTGGATGAAATGTGTAATGGATCCAGAAGCCAAGTCTTGTTCTCAGAAGTTAATCTTCAGTtcactgtgtcctgctctcctttTCTTGTTCCGCGTTGCCTGTTGGCGTCGTTAACGTTGAGCTGTCAGCAAGTCAG CAACCTTGGCTGGTTCTACTATGGGATGTTAAAGAAAGATGCTACCTTAGTGATTGTCAACAGTATTGGTGCCTCCCTGCAATCACTGTACATCTTGACCTACTGGCACTACACTAAAAACAGG AGACATGTGTCAACTCAGACTCTGACTGGCATCGCTGTCCTGTGTGCGGGATGGCTGTACTTCAGCGTGATCCTGGGTCAGGGAGACACCCGGCTAGCCCAGCTAGGCCTCGTCTGCAGTGTCTTCACCATCAGCATGTACCTGTCGCCACTGACTGACCTG gtGGAAATTATACGTGGCGGTTCCGTGGAGCGCCTGTCCTTCCCTCTCACTGTAGCCACCATGCTCACCTCTACCTCCTGGACTCTATATGGCCTCCAACTTCAAGACTTCTACATCATG GTACCCAACATGCCTGGCATCTTAACAAGTCTCATCAGATTTTACCTGTTTTGGAAGTTTGCGTCAACTAATCAAGACAAGCCCTCCTACAAAACGTTACAGATTTGA